CCGTCGCCGCTGCCGGTGAGTTGCCCGCAGAGGCCGTCGCGGAGATCGAGGCAGGCCTGCAGGCACTGGGTGCTACCGGCGGCACCGACCAGGTTCACCGGTTGGTGATCTCGTCGCTGCCGGTGGCCAGCGTGTTGACGGTCGGGTTGGGCAAGTCGCGGGCGGAGTGGCCCGCCGAGGTGGTCCGTCGCGCGGCCGGTGTGGCGGCGCGCTCGCTAGGCAAGGCCGAGGCGGTGATCACCACGATGGCCGAGCTGCCCGGCGAGGACATCGGATCGGCGGTGGTGGAGGGCCTGATCCTGGGCAGCTACCGGTTCAGCGCCTTCCGCAGTACCAAGACCGCGCCGAAGGACCCCGGGTTACGAAAGATCACCGTGTTGGCCGCCACCGCAAACGCCAACGCCGCCAAGAAGCAGAGCGCACACGGCGCTGCCGTCGCTGCGGCGGTGGCCACCGCGCGCGACTTCGTGAACACCCCGCCCAATGCCCTCTTCCCCGCGGAATTCGCCAAGCGCGCAAAGGAATTGGGTGAATCCGTGGGGCTCGAGGTGGAGGTCCTCGACGACAAGGCGCTGAAGAAGGCCGGCTACGGTGGTGTGATCGGCGTCGGCCAGGGTTCCTCGCGGCTGCCCCGGTTGGTGCGCCTGATCCATCGCGGGTCGCGGTTGGCTAAAAACGCCAAGCGGGCCAAGAAAGTCGCACTCGTCGGAAAGGGTGTCACGTTCGACACCGGCGGCATTTCGATCAAGCCGGCGGCCGGCATGCATCACATGACCTCCGACATGGGCGGGGCGGCCGCGGTGATCGCCACCGTGGCGCTGGCCGCGCAGCAGGGCTTGCCGATCGACGTGATCGCCACCGTTCCGATGGCAGAGAACATGCCGTCGGCCACCGCGCAACGCCCCGGCGACGTGCTGACCCAGTACGGCGGCATCACCGTCGAGGTACAGAACACCGACGCCGAGGGCCGGCTGATCCTGGCCGACGCCATCGTGCGGGCCTGCGAGGACAACCCCGACTACCTAATCGAGACTTCCACGCTGACCGGTGCCCAGACCGTCGCGCTGGGGGCCCGCATCCCCGGCGTGATGGGCAGCGAGGACTTCCGCGACCGGGTGGCCTCTATCTCGCAGCGAGTCGGTGAGAACGGTTGGCCGATGCCGCTGCCCGACGAGCTCAAGGACGACCTGAAGTCGCAGGTGGCCGACCTGTCGAACATCAGCGGGCAGCGCTTCGCCGGGATGCTGGTGGCCGGGGTGTTCCTACGGGAGTTCGTCGCCGACGGCGTGGCCTGGGCGCACATCGACGTGGCAGGCCCGGCGTACAACACCGGAAGTGCCTGGGGCTACTCCCCCAAGGGGGCCACCGGCGTGCCGACCCGCACCATGTACGCGGTGCTCGAAGATATCGCCGCGCAAGGGTAAGACAACTCAGCTGACTTCGATGGGTTGCTGTCCCTTCGCGAGTGCCTCCAACCGCCACAGGCACTCCCGGTTTCGCGGGTAGACCGCGGCCAGGGCCAAGGTGTCGGGCAGCAGGCTCATCGGGCCGCTGACCGGCACCTCGATCATGTCGATCCGGCATCCGTCGGGAGTCTTGTACAGCCGCAGTGTGATTCGCGCTGAGCCCAGCCGGCCCAAGTGTGCACGCAGCACGAGTTCTTCGCCGGGTCGGCAACTTTCGACCACGGTCTTGTCGTTGATCACCAGCGGCCATACCCCGACCGAGTGCCGAATCTCGGCGCCCGGCTCCGGCCAGTCCGCGTCCACGGCGCGGGTCCGGCTGTTGCCGACCACCCACTGTGCGTAAGTCCAGCCGTTGGCCATCACGTCCCATACCTCTTGGCGGGACGACGACACGTCCCTGGTTGCGGTCAACGTCTCGTTGTCCGTCATGTCGCGCATCCTTTCGCTTCACGAGCCTTGACGACGGGTACCCGCGGAGCAGGAAAGTACCGTGCAACCGGGGCGGCGAATCCGATCCGACGCCCCAAGGTTGATGTGCCTGCGTTTAGCTCGCCACGGCCGGGGCTACTAGATCGACAATGGATTACCAACCAAAGAGTCTCTGCGGGAGGGCCGAACAATGACAGTGCGACGGTTACTTGTAGTGCTGGGTGCTGCGCTGTTGCTGGCCGGCGTGATCGGCCTGCTGGTGCCGGTGTCGTTGTCCAACAGCAACGGCGGCACGGTTAGCTGCGGGAATGGGATAGCCTCCGATCTGTCAAGCGCCAGAAGCGCCAACGACAGAAACGGGGCCAACATCCCGGTCCTTAACCAGATCATTCCGCACACCGATTTCGTGGCGGCCTGCGAGTCGTCGCTGTCCAGCCGGCGCGCCTGGACCATCCCGCTCGCACTGGTGGGGCTGGTCGGGCTAGTCGGCCCGCTGGTGGTGCGGCGCACCGACAGGGCTCAGGTTTAGATCACCCGCATCCGCGCGGTGCTGCGCAGCGCCTGCGGTAGCACCCGTGAGACGCCATAGAGCGCGTAGGCCTCGAAGGTGACCGGTCGGATCGGCTTGTTCTTCTTGACCGCCGAGATGATCGCGTTGGCTACCTTGTCCGGCCCGTAACTGCGCAGGTCGAACATCTTGTCCAGCTGGCCGCGGCGATCGTCGACGTGCTCGTCGTCCTTGTCGCCGCCAGCGTCGAAGCGGGTGGTCGCGACAATATTGGTGTCGATGACCCCGGGGCAGATCGTGGTCAGTCCAACGTCTGCGGCGTCCAGTTCTGCCCGCAGACAGTCGGAAAACATGAACGTGGCGGCCTTGGAAGTGCAGTAGGCGTTCAGCGACTGCAGCGGCGCATAGGCGGCCATCGAAGACACATTGACGATGTGCCCACCGGTTCCCCGTTCGGCCAGCCGCCGACCGAACGCCCGGCAGCCGTTGACCACGCCGCCGAGGTTGACGTCGAGAACCCGGTCGAACTCTTCGGCCGGGGTGTCCAGGAAACGGCCCGCCTGACCGATCCCCGCATTGTTGACGACGATGTCGGGAAGTCCGTGTTCGGCGCAAACCCGCTCGGCGAACGCCTCGACGGCGTCGCCGTCGGACACGTCGAGTACATACGCGTGTGCGACTCCCCCGCGAGCGGCGATCTGGGCGGCGGTCTCCTTCACGGTGGCCTCGTCGATGTCGCTGATGACCACCTCGGCGCCCTCCCGCGCGAATGCGAGCGCCGTCTCACGTCCGATGCCGCTACCCGCGCCGGTGACCGACACCAGCGTGTCGCCGAAGTCGCCCCGCGGACGGCCAACCTGCGCGCGCAGCAACGCCCGGCTGGCCGGCTTGCCTTCGGCCAGGTCGGCGAAGTCGTGCACGGCGGCGGCCATCACCTGCGGGTGCGACATCGGCGAGAAGTGGCCAGCCCGGATATCGCGTCGCCACAACCTCGGCACCCAGCGAGCGGTCTCGTCGTATCCGTGTGGGCGCACGAACTTGTCGTTGGTGTTGACGATGAGCTGGACCGGTACGTCGACAATGTGGACGCCTCGGCGCCGGAATTCGCTGGAATACGAGCGCCAGTAGTTGGCTGGATACACCTTCACCGAGTTGGCGGCGTCGTTGGCGATGTTGTCGGAGTGGCGGATCTGCTCGTCAGGAATGTTGTCCACGATCTGACGTCGCACCGCCGCACTGCGCAACGCCAGCCGCAACAGCAGCGGCGCCAGCACCGGGATGGAGAAGAACGCCATGTAGGTCAGCCGCAGTGCCTGGCTGAGCGAGCGCGCGAAGCCACGCGGGCGCCACGGCCGGCGCAGCCCGCCGAAGATGAAGCTGACCAGCTGATCGTGTGCCGGGCCGGACACCGAGGTGAACGTCGCGACCCGATCACTGGCGCCCGGGCGGGAAAGGTACTCCCACACCCCCACCGATCCCCAGTCGTGGGCCAGCACGTGCACGGGCTGGCCGGGGCTCAGTTCGCCAATCACCGCGGCGAAGTCGTCGGCGTAGCGCGCCATCGCGTAGGCGGACACCGGCTTGGGCGCCGAGGACAGGCCGACGCCGCGGTTGTCGTAGCGGATAATCCGGAACCGTTGTGCAAGTAGCGGAACGACGCCGTCCCACAACGTGTGCGAATCGGGCCAGCCGTGTACCAGCACGACGGTCGGGCCCTCCCGGTTGCCTTCTTCGTAGACGGCGATCCGCGCGCCGTCGCCGCTGTCGACGAAGCGCTGGGGTGCGCTCTGTGTTGCCCGCATCGAACCTCCGCCACCTGCGAGTTGCTGCCTTTGCTAGTGGCCCACCGTAGCAAGCCGAGGTCGGCGCGCCCTGGATGCGCGGCGCTGGTGGCAGAGTGACAGGATAGGTTTCCTAGATCTACGTGGGTTTCGGGCCCGGTTCACGACTGTGTGGTAAGCCAGAGGTCGACCTGCGCCGACCGACGACCGTTCGAGGAGTCAACAAAGATGGCCTTCTCAGTCCAGATGCCGGCACTCGGTGAAAGCGTCACCGAGGGGACGGTCACCCGCTGGCTCAAGCAGGAAGGCGACACGGTCGAAATCGATGAGCCGCTCGTCGAAGTCTCGACCGACAAGGTCGACACCGAGATCCCGTCGCCGGCTGCCGGGGTGCTGACCAAGATCGTCGCCCAAGAGGACGACGTCGTCGAAGTCGGCGGGGAGCTGGCCGTCATCGGCGATTCCAAGGACGACGGTGGCGCCGGCGACGGCGGCGGATCCGCCCAGGCCGCGCCCGCCGAACAGGAATCCGCAGCAGCCGAGGAGCCGGCGCAGCAGGACCGCGCCCCAGAGCCCAAACCCGAGACGGAGCCCGAGAAATCGGGAGAGTCTTCCAGCGGCGGCGATTCGACGCCGGTGCTGATGCCCGAGCTGGGCGAGTCGGTCACCGAGGGCACCGTGACGCGCTGGCTGAAGAAGGTCGGCGATTCGGTGCAGGTGGACGATCCGCTGGTGGAGGTGTCCACCGACAAGGTCGACACCGAGATCCCGTCCCCGGTGGCGGGTGTCCTGGTCAGCATCACCGCCGACGAGGACGACGTTGTGCAGGTCGGCGGCGAGCTGGCGCGCGTCGGCAGCTCGGAATCAGCGGCCAAGTCCGAGCCCAAGCAGGAGGCTAAGCCGCAACCAGAGCCCGAGCCAGAACCGGAGCCCCAACCCGAGGCCAAGGAAGAACCCAAGCCGCAGCCGAAGCAGGAAGTAAGGCCCGAACCCAAGCCGGAGCCGACGGAGGAGCCAAAGCCCGAGCCCGCGGCTGCGGCCACCCACGAGCCCACCGACGGCGCCCCCTACGTCACTCCCCTGGTGCGAAAGCTGGCCTCGGAGAACAACATCGACCTGTCCGACGTCACCGGCACCGGCGTGGGCGGACGCATTCGCAAGCAAGACGTGCTCGCGGCGGCAGAGAAGAAGAAGCAGCCCGCCAAGGAGCCGGCCGCCGAGCCAGCGCCCGCCAAAGAGGCCACCAGGCCCGCTGCCGCGGCCAGCCCGGCCCCTGCGCTGGCGCATCTGCGCGGCACCACCCAGAAGGCCAGCCGGATTCGTCAGATCACCGCCAAGAAGACCCGCGAATCGCTGCAGCTCACCGCGCAACTCACCCAGACCCATGAGGTCGACATGAGCAGGATCGTGGCGTTGCGG
The nucleotide sequence above comes from Mycobacterium vicinigordonae. Encoded proteins:
- a CDS encoding leucyl aminopeptidase; this encodes MTTEPGYQAPSVNVATSLPKRGAGSSVLLVPVVSVGEDERPGATVAAAGELPAEAVAEIEAGLQALGATGGTDQVHRLVISSLPVASVLTVGLGKSRAEWPAEVVRRAAGVAARSLGKAEAVITTMAELPGEDIGSAVVEGLILGSYRFSAFRSTKTAPKDPGLRKITVLAATANANAAKKQSAHGAAVAAAVATARDFVNTPPNALFPAEFAKRAKELGESVGLEVEVLDDKALKKAGYGGVIGVGQGSSRLPRLVRLIHRGSRLAKNAKRAKKVALVGKGVTFDTGGISIKPAAGMHHMTSDMGGAAAVIATVALAAQQGLPIDVIATVPMAENMPSATAQRPGDVLTQYGGITVEVQNTDAEGRLILADAIVRACEDNPDYLIETSTLTGAQTVALGARIPGVMGSEDFRDRVASISQRVGENGWPMPLPDELKDDLKSQVADLSNISGQRFAGMLVAGVFLREFVADGVAWAHIDVAGPAYNTGSAWGYSPKGATGVPTRTMYAVLEDIAAQG
- a CDS encoding SRPBCC family protein produces the protein MTDNETLTATRDVSSSRQEVWDVMANGWTYAQWVVGNSRTRAVDADWPEPGAEIRHSVGVWPLVINDKTVVESCRPGEELVLRAHLGRLGSARITLRLYKTPDGCRIDMIEVPVSGPMSLLPDTLALAAVYPRNRECLWRLEALAKGQQPIEVS
- a CDS encoding aminopeptidase; translation: MTVRRLLVVLGAALLLAGVIGLLVPVSLSNSNGGTVSCGNGIASDLSSARSANDRNGANIPVLNQIIPHTDFVAACESSLSSRRAWTIPLALVGLVGLVGPLVVRRTDRAQV
- a CDS encoding SDR family oxidoreductase; the protein is MRATQSAPQRFVDSGDGARIAVYEEGNREGPTVVLVHGWPDSHTLWDGVVPLLAQRFRIIRYDNRGVGLSSAPKPVSAYAMARYADDFAAVIGELSPGQPVHVLAHDWGSVGVWEYLSRPGASDRVATFTSVSGPAHDQLVSFIFGGLRRPWRPRGFARSLSQALRLTYMAFFSIPVLAPLLLRLALRSAAVRRQIVDNIPDEQIRHSDNIANDAANSVKVYPANYWRSYSSEFRRRGVHIVDVPVQLIVNTNDKFVRPHGYDETARWVPRLWRRDIRAGHFSPMSHPQVMAAAVHDFADLAEGKPASRALLRAQVGRPRGDFGDTLVSVTGAGSGIGRETALAFAREGAEVVISDIDEATVKETAAQIAARGGVAHAYVLDVSDGDAVEAFAERVCAEHGLPDIVVNNAGIGQAGRFLDTPAEEFDRVLDVNLGGVVNGCRAFGRRLAERGTGGHIVNVSSMAAYAPLQSLNAYCTSKAATFMFSDCLRAELDAADVGLTTICPGVIDTNIVATTRFDAGGDKDDEHVDDRRGQLDKMFDLRSYGPDKVANAIISAVKKNKPIRPVTFEAYALYGVSRVLPQALRSTARMRVI
- the sucB gene encoding 2-oxoglutarate dehydrogenase, E2 component, dihydrolipoamide succinyltransferase, encoding MAFSVQMPALGESVTEGTVTRWLKQEGDTVEIDEPLVEVSTDKVDTEIPSPAAGVLTKIVAQEDDVVEVGGELAVIGDSKDDGGAGDGGGSAQAAPAEQESAAAEEPAQQDRAPEPKPETEPEKSGESSSGGDSTPVLMPELGESVTEGTVTRWLKKVGDSVQVDDPLVEVSTDKVDTEIPSPVAGVLVSITADEDDVVQVGGELARVGSSESAAKSEPKQEAKPQPEPEPEPEPQPEAKEEPKPQPKQEVRPEPKPEPTEEPKPEPAAAATHEPTDGAPYVTPLVRKLASENNIDLSDVTGTGVGGRIRKQDVLAAAEKKKQPAKEPAAEPAPAKEATRPAAAASPAPALAHLRGTTQKASRIRQITAKKTRESLQLTAQLTQTHEVDMSRIVALRARAKTAFAEREGVNLTYLPFIARAVIDALKIHPNINASYNEDSKEITYYDAEHLGFAVDTEQGLLSPVIHNAGDLSLAGLARAIADIAARARSNKLKPDELSGGTFTITNIGSQGALFDTPILVPPQAAMLGTGAIVKRPRVIVDDLGNESIGVRSICYLPLTYDHRLIDGADAGRFLTTVKNRLEEGAFEADLGL